In a single window of the Arachis hypogaea cultivar Tifrunner chromosome 6, arahy.Tifrunner.gnm2.J5K5, whole genome shotgun sequence genome:
- the LOC112697090 gene encoding cytochrome b-c1 complex subunit Rieske-4, mitochondrial-like yields MLRVAAKRLSSLSSSSWRANHAASAFVSRNPIAPHYDSHDRGSAPQPQFFLPFRGFATGLPVHANENSIIPEIPATVAAVKNPSSKIVYDEHNHERYPPGDPSKRAFAYFVLTGGRFVYASLVRLLILKFVLSMSASKDVLALASLEVDLSSIEPGTTVTVKWRGKPVFIRHRTEDDIKLANSVDVGSLRDPQQDAERVKNPEWLIVIGVCTHLGCIPLPNAGDFGGWFCPCHGSHYDISGRIRKGPAPYNLEVPTYTFLEENKLLIG; encoded by the exons ATGTTGAGGGTTGCAGCAAAGAGGTTGTCTTCTCTGTCATCGTCTTCATGGAGAGCTAACCATGCCGCCTCTGCCTTCGTCTCTCGGAACCCCATCGCCCCTCACTATGACTCCCACGATCGCGGATCCGCTCCCCAACCCCAATTCTTTCTCCCATTCCGAG GTTTTGCTACTGGATTGCCAGTCCATGCAAACGAAAACAGCATTATTCCTGAAATTCCAGCAACTGTCGCTGCTGTAAAAAACCCTTCCTCTAAGATCGTATACGATGAACACAATCATGAACGATATCCTCCTGGTGACCCAAGCAAGAGGGCATTTGCCTACTTTGTCCTAACAGGTGGCAGATTTGTCTATGCCTCTCTGGTGCGTCTCCTTATTCTCAAGTTTGTGCTCAGTATGTCGGCGAGTAAGGATGTTCTTGCTCTGGCTTCACTTGAAGTTGATCTCTCCAGCATTGAGCCAGGCACCACTGTGACTGTTAAGTGGCGTGGAAAGCCTGTGTTCATCAGGCATAGGACGGAAGATGATATTAAGCTGGCAAACAGTGTTGACGTTGGATCTCTTCGCGATCCCCAGCAGGATGCGGAGAGAGTCAAGAACCCTGAGTGGCTCATTGTGATTGGGGTTTGCACACATTTGGGTTGTATCCCCTTGCCAAATGCTGGTGACTTTGGTGGCTGGTTTTGCCCCTGTCATGGTTCACATTATGATATATCTGGCAGAATTAGGAAGGGACCAGCGCCATACAATCTGGAGGTACCAACATATACTTTCTTGGAAGAGAACAAGTTGCTAATTGGTTGA